ATCGGTTCTCCGGAAGGATGCAACGGGACTGTTGTCGAACTCAATACTCCGTCAACATCAAAAGCCAGTGCTTTGATGCGGGATAGATCATAATTGATGGTGCTCATGGATACTTTTACTCATTAATTTATAAATTTCCTGCAATGCCTGACTGTCTGCCAGCATAGAAAGATGCTTATTCATCACATTCTCGTCATAGCGTACAGCCGGTCCGGTCTGCGCATCACGAGGAGCAAGTTCATGCACTTTGCGTGCCGTTTCGTCAATCAGGGGAAGCATAACATCAAATGGCAAATGATATTTTTCCAGCAATTCGGCGGCAAGAGCATACATATGGTTGGTAAAGTTACAGGTAAAGACAGCTGCCAGATGAAGACTCCTGCGTTGCTCCGAATCGGCTTCGTACACCTTATCAGAGAGTGTACCGGCAACCGCTTTCAGCAGCTCGGTATCTTCCGGTCTTTTTGCTTCAATAAAGAAAGGTACTTCCCGAAAATCAACTTCACGTTGTTTGCTGAA
This sequence is a window from Bacteroides thetaiotaomicron VPI-5482. Protein-coding genes within it:
- a CDS encoding Rossmann-like and DUF2520 domain-containing protein, which produces MKRSIEDTPVVFLGAGNLATNLAKALYRKGFRIMQVYSRTEESARTLANEVEAEYITDLKDVSNEARLYIISLKDAAFVELLPQITDGKQHALLVHTAGSIPMNIWEGHAERYGVFYPMQTFSKQREVDFREVPFFIEAKRPEDTELLKAVAGTLSDKVYEADSEQRRSLHLAAVFTCNFTNHMYALAAELLEKYHLPFDVMLPLIDETARKVHELAPRDAQTGPAVRYDENVMNKHLSMLADSQALQEIYKLMSKSIHEHHQL